A window of the Serratia sarumanii genome harbors these coding sequences:
- the dppD gene encoding dipeptide ABC transporter ATP-binding protein — translation MALLNVDKLSVHFGDEGTPFRAVDRISYSVEQGQVVGIVGESGSGKSVSSLAIMGLIDFPGKVMADKLEFNGQDLRKISEKERRQLVGSEVAMIFQDPMTSLNPCYTVGYQIMEALKVHQGGNRRTRRQRAIDLLTQVGIPDPASRLDVYPHQLSGGMSQRVMIAMAIACRPKLLIADEPTTALDVTIQAQIIELLLDLQQRENMALLLITHDLALVAEAAHHIIVMYAGQVVESGKAAEIFRAPRHPYTQALLRALPEFAADKARLASLPGVVPGKYDRPTGCLLNPRCPYANERCRNEEPELRSIPGRQVKCHTPLDDAGRPTV, via the coding sequence ATGGCTTTATTGAATGTAGACAAGCTTTCGGTGCACTTCGGTGACGAAGGCACCCCGTTCCGCGCGGTAGACCGCATCAGTTACAGCGTGGAGCAAGGTCAGGTGGTCGGCATCGTCGGTGAATCCGGCTCCGGCAAATCCGTCAGTTCGCTGGCGATCATGGGCCTGATCGATTTCCCCGGCAAGGTGATGGCCGACAAGCTGGAGTTCAACGGCCAGGATCTGCGCAAGATCTCCGAAAAAGAGCGCCGCCAGCTGGTGGGCTCCGAAGTGGCGATGATCTTCCAGGATCCGATGACCAGCCTGAACCCGTGCTATACCGTCGGTTATCAGATCATGGAGGCGCTGAAGGTGCACCAGGGCGGCAACCGCCGCACTCGCCGCCAGCGCGCTATCGACCTGCTGACCCAGGTGGGCATTCCCGATCCGGCCTCGCGGCTGGACGTATATCCGCACCAGCTTTCCGGCGGTATGAGCCAGCGCGTGATGATCGCCATGGCCATCGCCTGTCGGCCGAAGCTGCTGATCGCCGATGAGCCGACGACCGCGCTCGACGTGACCATCCAGGCGCAGATCATCGAACTGCTGCTGGACCTGCAGCAGCGCGAAAACATGGCGCTGCTGCTGATCACCCACGATCTGGCGCTGGTGGCGGAAGCTGCGCACCACATCATCGTGATGTACGCCGGCCAGGTGGTGGAATCCGGCAAGGCGGCGGAGATTTTCCGCGCCCCGCGCCACCCCTATACCCAGGCGCTGCTGCGCGCGCTGCCGGAGTTCGCCGCCGACAAGGCGCGGCTGGCTTCGCTGCCGGGCGTGGTGCCGGGCAAATACGATCGCCCGACCGGCTGCCTGCTCAACCCGCGTTGTCCCTACGCCAACGAGCGCTGCCGCAACGAGGAGCCGGAACTGCGCAGCATTCCCGGCCGTCAGGTTAAATGTCACACACCGCTGGATGATGCGGGGAGGCCGACCGTATGA
- the dppF gene encoding dipeptide ABC transporter ATP-binding subunit DppF, whose amino-acid sequence MSQNQPLLQAIDLKKHYPVKKGLFAPERLVKALDGVSFTLERGKTLAVVGESGCGKSTLGRLLTMIEVPTGGELYYQGQDLLKPDASAEKLRRQKIQIVFQNPYGSLNPRKKVGQILEEPLLINTSLSAAERREKALEMMAKVGLKTEHYDRYPHMFSGGQRQRIAIARGLMLNPDVVIADEPVSALDVSVRAQVLNLMMDLQQDLGLSYVFISHDLSVVEHIADEVMVMYLGRCVEKGSKEAIFNNPRHPYTQALLSATPRLNPDMRRERIKLTGELPSPMNPPPGCAFNARCRRAFGTCVQLQPQLKQYGEQMVACFAVDQDEHPGA is encoded by the coding sequence ATGAGCCAGAATCAACCTTTACTGCAGGCAATTGACCTGAAGAAGCATTACCCGGTGAAAAAGGGCCTGTTCGCGCCGGAGCGGCTGGTCAAGGCGCTGGACGGCGTCTCCTTCACCCTGGAGCGCGGCAAAACGCTGGCTGTGGTCGGTGAGTCGGGCTGCGGCAAATCGACGCTCGGCCGCCTGCTGACGATGATCGAAGTGCCGACCGGCGGCGAGCTGTACTACCAGGGGCAGGATTTGCTGAAGCCGGACGCCTCTGCCGAGAAGCTGCGCCGCCAGAAGATCCAAATCGTGTTCCAGAATCCTTACGGATCGCTCAACCCGCGCAAGAAGGTCGGGCAGATCCTCGAGGAGCCGCTGTTGATCAACACGTCGCTCAGCGCCGCCGAACGGCGGGAAAAAGCGCTGGAGATGATGGCGAAGGTCGGCCTGAAGACCGAGCATTACGATCGCTACCCGCACATGTTTTCCGGCGGCCAGCGTCAGCGTATCGCCATCGCCCGCGGGCTGATGCTGAACCCGGACGTGGTGATCGCCGATGAGCCGGTGTCGGCGCTGGACGTGTCGGTGCGCGCTCAGGTGCTGAACCTGATGATGGATCTGCAGCAGGATCTGGGGCTGTCCTATGTGTTCATCTCGCACGATCTGTCGGTGGTGGAGCACATCGCCGACGAGGTGATGGTGATGTACCTCGGCCGCTGCGTGGAAAAGGGCAGCAAAGAGGCGATCTTCAACAATCCGCGCCATCCGTACACTCAGGCGCTGCTGTCGGCGACGCCGCGATTGAATCCGGATATGCGCCGCGAGCGCATCAAGCTGACCGGCGAGCTGCCCAGCCCGATGAATCCGCCGCCGGGCTGTGCGTTCAATGCCCGCTGCCGCCGCGCCTTCGGCACTTGCGTTCAGCTGCAGCCGCAGCTCAAACAGTACGGCGAGCAGATGGTGGCCTGCTTTGCGGTCGATCAGGACGAACATCCGGGGGCGTGA
- the bcsG gene encoding cellulose biosynthesis protein BcsG, whose translation MNPNSKTQSDNALWRYWRGLGGWNLYFLAKFALLWFGYLNFHALPNLVFMAFLLMPIPSQRLHRWRHYLAIPIGIALFYHDTWLPGINSILSQGSQLAGFSAQYLLELIGRFINWQMIGAAFVLFIAYLFVAQWVRVTVFTVAALVWLNIVNIAGPAVSLLPATSTAAAGGANTPATSAPAAGDAAPADSLPPTSANLTAYLNQFYEREKGRTTAFPASLPADAQPFDLLVINICSLAWADMDAVNLQNHPLWSKMDIMFDNFNSATAYSGPAAIRLLRASCGQLSHRDLYQPVNQQCYLFDNLAKLGFKEQLMLDHSGVFGNFLKELREQGDMQAPLMSQAGIGNELTSFDGEPIYNDLELLTRWLDQQQKGGDGRTATFFNVIPLHDGNRFVGSNKSADYPPRAQKLFDQLNTFLDQLEKSGRKVVVVIVPEHGAALVGDKMQMSGLRDIPSPNITHTPVGIKLVGMKAPHQGSPLQIKTPSSYLALSELVSRLVDGKVFSEPSVDWQALTQGLPQTPVISENDNAIVMLYQGKPYIRLNGGDWVPYPQ comes from the coding sequence ATGAATCCAAACTCGAAGACGCAATCCGATAACGCTCTATGGCGCTACTGGCGCGGACTGGGCGGCTGGAACCTGTACTTTCTGGCCAAATTCGCCCTGCTGTGGTTCGGCTACCTGAACTTCCACGCGCTGCCGAACCTGGTGTTCATGGCGTTTCTGCTGATGCCGATCCCGTCGCAGCGCCTGCATCGCTGGCGCCATTACCTCGCCATCCCGATCGGCATCGCGTTGTTCTACCACGACACCTGGCTGCCGGGCATCAACAGCATTCTCAGCCAGGGTTCGCAGCTGGCCGGCTTCAGCGCCCAGTACCTGCTGGAGCTGATCGGCCGCTTTATCAACTGGCAAATGATCGGCGCGGCCTTCGTGCTGTTTATCGCCTACCTGTTCGTCGCGCAGTGGGTGCGCGTCACGGTGTTCACCGTGGCGGCGCTGGTGTGGCTCAATATCGTCAACATCGCCGGACCGGCAGTCTCGCTGCTGCCCGCGACCTCCACGGCCGCGGCCGGCGGCGCCAATACGCCGGCCACGTCTGCGCCGGCGGCGGGGGATGCTGCGCCGGCAGACAGCCTGCCGCCGACCAGCGCCAACCTGACGGCCTACCTGAACCAGTTCTACGAGCGAGAAAAAGGCCGCACCACCGCGTTCCCGGCCAGCTTGCCCGCCGATGCCCAGCCGTTCGATCTGCTGGTGATCAACATCTGTTCGCTGGCCTGGGCCGATATGGACGCGGTCAACCTGCAAAATCACCCGCTGTGGTCGAAGATGGACATCATGTTCGACAACTTCAACTCGGCCACCGCCTACAGCGGCCCGGCGGCCATCCGTTTGCTGCGCGCCAGCTGCGGCCAGCTTTCGCATCGCGATCTGTATCAGCCGGTGAACCAGCAATGTTACCTGTTCGACAACCTGGCGAAGCTCGGCTTCAAGGAACAGCTGATGCTCGATCACTCCGGGGTGTTCGGCAACTTCCTGAAAGAACTGCGTGAACAGGGCGACATGCAGGCGCCGCTGATGTCGCAGGCCGGCATCGGCAACGAGCTGACGTCGTTCGACGGCGAGCCGATTTATAACGATCTCGAATTGCTGACCCGTTGGCTGGATCAGCAGCAAAAAGGCGGTGACGGCCGCACCGCCACCTTCTTCAACGTCATCCCGCTGCACGACGGCAACCGCTTCGTCGGCTCCAACAAGAGCGCCGACTACCCGCCGCGCGCGCAGAAGCTGTTCGATCAGCTGAACACCTTCCTCGATCAGTTGGAGAAATCCGGCCGCAAAGTGGTGGTGGTGATCGTGCCTGAACACGGCGCGGCGTTGGTGGGCGACAAGATGCAGATGTCCGGCCTGCGCGACATTCCCAGCCCGAATATCACCCATACGCCGGTCGGCATCAAACTGGTGGGCATGAAGGCGCCGCATCAGGGCAGCCCGCTGCAGATCAAAACGCCGAGCAGCTATCTGGCGCTGTCTGAACTGGTGTCGCGCCTGGTGGACGGCAAGGTCTTCAGCGAACCCAGCGTCGACTGGCAGGCGCTGACCCAGGGGCTGCCGCAGACCCCGGTCATCTCCGAAAACGACAACGCCATCGTGATGCTGTATCAGGGCAAGCCCTACATTCGCCTGAACGGCGGCGACTGGGTGCCTTATCCGCAATAA
- the bcsF gene encoding cellulose biosynthesis protein BcsF: protein MLNLNDIVQLILLCALIFIPLGYAFHRRFPHLRQYWQNLLLSPRYLKSAGLWVRTGSSSQIKRKKQP, encoded by the coding sequence ATGCTGAACCTTAACGACATCGTGCAACTGATCCTGCTGTGCGCGCTGATCTTCATCCCGCTGGGCTACGCCTTTCACCGGCGTTTTCCGCATTTGCGTCAATACTGGCAAAACCTGTTGTTATCGCCGCGCTATTTGAAATCCGCCGGTTTGTGGGTGCGCACAGGCTCCTCATCTCAGATTAAACGTAAGAAGCAGCCATGA
- the bcsE gene encoding cellulose biosynthesis protein BcsE, whose amino-acid sequence MAHSFSLGIRQIWEELSVMQAPGLYWINIDRQSDAALLCRQVIAAQPATRKVALICSGDKPDRLLAELASPALQKLPLYQLPEKKAALTQLSDDLMRALRPQNRLLILLAHASLWQTFTTEELREWTRALAAWLRRQGCTLLILSHGGGINKLKGQLSAQHRILNGLSSLQWQQDSAQYLVNWWSTENGINANQLLTLYAAEGGWQGEDENSQPSPTALRSDEGLYLAERSILEGAPPLSANWQLLESNDELAQHGMLRLSATLIFALYQSDQIDHLAHQIHTLRRSRGNGLKIAVREMSASLRYSDERLLLACGANLIVPHVAPLSRFLTMLEGIQGQRFSRHVPADIDALLAGLRPLQLKGYMRPEPFSQAVLSLMGNTLLPEDGKGVMVALRPATGLRAEQAMTLCHLRRFGDVMTVVQGRLVLFLSTCRINDLDTALRFIFRLPVDEAFSNRVVWHQDVDIISEIKRMAQGRWQISATGTAGAAPRPRETAAEAPAERRQPVAFTLTLGPQEEPHAEP is encoded by the coding sequence ATGGCGCACTCTTTTTCTCTAGGCATTCGGCAGATTTGGGAAGAGCTGTCGGTGATGCAGGCCCCCGGGCTTTATTGGATCAATATCGACAGGCAAAGCGACGCCGCGCTGCTGTGTCGCCAGGTCATTGCCGCCCAGCCGGCCACCCGCAAAGTCGCCCTGATCTGCAGCGGCGACAAACCCGACCGCCTGTTGGCCGAGCTGGCTTCGCCCGCGTTGCAGAAGCTGCCGCTGTATCAATTACCGGAGAAAAAAGCCGCGCTGACGCAGCTGAGCGACGATCTGATGCGCGCCCTGCGGCCGCAAAATCGCTTACTTATCCTGCTGGCCCACGCCAGCCTGTGGCAAACCTTCACCACCGAAGAGCTGCGCGAGTGGACGCGCGCCCTCGCCGCCTGGCTGCGGCGGCAGGGCTGCACGCTGTTGATTCTCAGCCACGGCGGCGGCATCAATAAGCTCAAAGGGCAGCTCAGCGCGCAGCATCGCATCCTGAACGGCCTGTCCAGCCTGCAATGGCAACAGGACAGCGCGCAATATCTGGTGAACTGGTGGAGCACCGAAAACGGCATCAACGCCAATCAGCTGCTGACGCTGTACGCCGCGGAAGGCGGCTGGCAGGGTGAGGATGAAAACAGCCAACCCTCCCCCACCGCCTTGCGCAGCGATGAAGGCCTGTATCTGGCCGAGCGCAGCATCCTGGAAGGCGCGCCGCCGCTGTCCGCCAACTGGCAGCTGCTGGAGAGCAACGACGAACTGGCGCAGCACGGCATGCTGAGACTCTCGGCGACGTTGATTTTCGCGCTGTACCAAAGCGACCAAATCGATCACCTGGCGCACCAGATCCACACCCTGCGCCGCAGCCGCGGCAACGGCCTGAAAATCGCGGTGCGCGAGATGAGCGCCAGCCTGCGCTACAGCGACGAGCGGCTGCTGCTGGCCTGCGGCGCCAACCTGATCGTGCCGCACGTCGCGCCGCTGTCGCGTTTTCTGACCATGCTCGAGGGCATCCAGGGGCAGCGCTTCTCGCGCCATGTGCCCGCCGACATCGATGCGCTGCTGGCCGGTTTGCGCCCGCTGCAGCTTAAAGGCTATATGCGGCCGGAACCGTTCAGCCAGGCGGTGCTTTCGCTGATGGGCAACACGCTGCTGCCCGAGGACGGCAAAGGCGTGATGGTGGCGCTGCGGCCGGCCACCGGTCTGCGCGCCGAACAGGCGATGACCCTGTGCCACCTGCGGCGCTTCGGCGACGTGATGACCGTGGTGCAGGGGCGGCTGGTGCTGTTTCTCTCCACCTGCCGCATCAACGATCTGGATACCGCGCTGAGGTTCATCTTCCGCCTGCCGGTGGATGAAGCCTTCAGCAACCGGGTGGTGTGGCATCAGGACGTCGATATCATTTCGGAAATCAAACGTATGGCCCAGGGGCGCTGGCAGATTTCGGCCACCGGCACCGCCGGCGCCGCGCCGCGCCCCCGCGAGACGGCGGCCGAGGCGCCCGCAGAACGGCGGCAGCCGGTCGCCTTCACGCTGACGCTCGGCCCGCAGGAGGAACCGCATGCTGAACCTTAA